CCGCCTGAATTTGCTGAATAAATTTTCTCGCGACATTCTATAAGAATTAAATGACATTTAAAATATCAGGAGGGGCAGGTACACCTCTCGTCGAGCAACCATCAGTTGGACGGCAATCCTAGCACACTTGAACAGAAAATAGACACACAAAAACAACTTAAACAACACAACAAAACACAACACATAACACAACATCGACACAGTGTTACACACAACATTCTTCAAAATACTTTCTGTTATGAACTATAGTGCGTTTTTTCTCCTTTCTCCATTAAATAGAAATGCATCGATCATCAAACGAATCAGCCAATTGAAAGCTGTCGTAAAGGCAGtagttaaaagtttaaaattttatagcatttcaaaaaaagaacaaaaaaacgaAATGATACCTTGTGCTGAATCTGTTTTTAAGTTTAGACAACCAAGGTGTTCTGTTACTTGCACTCGCACTGTTTGTGTCGATGCTACGTTCTTCTGGCACGCGAATTTTCTTTTGTCCTGAAGACGCATGATAGGTGCTCCGTAGTTTATTGTTTCTGCCACCTAAATCTAACGGTCCACCTGGTGCAGTCCTAAAAGAAAGACGTTCGTGTATTATAAAAGAAACATGCTTTGTTAATTATTGCGGCAGTCACACATGCAATTATAAAGGAGTTTGACAGAGTAACGTGATTAAAGTAGTACAGTCTGATCAAACTGTTTCAACAACTACCATGTTAAGCTTCGGAATCAACTTAAAGGCACTTTACTCAATGAGAGATCTACTTCACCCAAAATCGTAATGTATCATGGAAGATGTTTGCAAAGTCAATTACTGTACACGAGATTTGAAATTACTTTGTGACGTAGTCATTTTACTATATTAGTTGAGAggttcaaaaaaaatataaacagtgCACTTTTCTTGTACCGTGCTGGGCCTTAAGTGTTCCCGCTCTTacccaaagttggttcaattcaCACAAGCCATATGCAAATGACCGTGCTTTTACCGACGCGACATGTACATTAACGCCAAAAATGGGGCTAGGTAATATTTGGAATTTTCAAAGACTTTTTATCGAGTCTAAGTTACTAAATTCTTACGTAGGTCTATTTGCGTCATCTATCCTCCTCTCGTGTTTCAGAGGTGGTAGCGAGATCCTTGTTGGAGATAACCTGTCATTCACATTTCTGGATTTTGAACTTTGCGGTGAACCACTACGGATACAAAAGggcgcaaaaaaattaaaagatgaaCACCTAAAATCATTTTGCCTGCCTAGCACTAAACACTTACCTTTCTCCATTAGTTTGAGAACTTCCTTGGGATGTGTGACCAGTGTTTCTTGCAGAAGCTCGTTCCTGTCCAAATGTATGCCGTCTGTTAGTAGCGTTGCTGGGTGCACTTTTTTGCTACGACCAATACAGTGGCAAATTAGAACACTCAAAATAAAGTCACATGGAACTAACAACTGAcacactttttaaattttttaaataaaataaatgaaaaatatattaaaaaccgTGTGTTTTAGAACGTTGATACATTAACGTCATAAGGTGCAATTACGCATTAATCAGGAAAGCAATTTTCGCACAATTTATGTAACTTCTGTAATTTAGACTTTTAATTTAGACTTCTTTAATTTAGACAAAACTGCCGAAGAAACTAAAATACTGGCATTTTAATTTAAGACGATCACAATTGACCTACTTCAAAAACATTCTGTATAACTTTGCTACCCTGTGTTGGGTGAAAAATACAGCCAACAACTATAAAAGTGGAAAAAGTGGAAACGACTTCCAATCTTGCGCATGAAAATCGGTAAAAACAGttgatatatatattgaaaatttaataaaaaagataatattGTACCCTTTGTATTGCTCTTCCAGCATTTCTCTTCCCTTCTGAGCTTTCTAAATCTGGAATGTCGGCTTGGTTTGGATTTCGAGCTGACGTTGGTATGTCGGACGCTCTTCCACTTGACGGACGGTTCGACCTCTCTCCATTTGTAGACAGTACTTTTTCACTTGGAACAGATGCAGTCCTACACAAAAGGAAATTCAATTTGAAAGTAGTTGCATGCCCAGATAGCTATTCAAGTGGTAGAATTGTTTGTCCATGTACAGATTAGAAGATGTCCTTTTGCCCAGCTTAGCAAACTTTCCAAATCCACAAGCAGAAGAAATTACAGATTCATAAAACTAAATTAGATCAATCAACAAGTCAATTACCTTTCTGAACTTCTCGAATCTCCGTAGCGTTTGTTCTCTTTTCCAGATTTATAACTTGGTCTACTTTTATTTACCGAATTATCGCTCACAGCGTTTCTAATAAATGTGGAATCTATTGTAATTGTATCAGTACTAGTAAGTCTATTTTCATCGAGTAACAAATACGTTGCCATGACATCATCGTATTTATTCATTTTCAACGATTCTTTTATTTCGTCTACTGTGAAGCCCATGTCAACCATTAAatctgtaaaaaaagaaaaaaaaaagatattaaaatatAAGGAAAAAATCATCACTTAATTCGTGTTGAAATGGGATCCTTAGGCTAAACTGAGGGTGTATACTCAATGTTAACTCTTTATTTTCTTGACATTTCCGACATTTTTTCCAGCATCTACAATTCCTGACATATTATCATAGATGAGAACTTCATATTATTGAAACCTTGGATTGCcttgaaaatttcaaatttaaataacaaacatattgatagaaaatattgattaaaaattaatgaATTCTTTTACAACAATTCTAAAATTTAATCCTTGccaatacttttaaaaaataaaaataattctgaCACTAAACTCAAAATTTCGGACCTTTTCCTTCCATTTTATGAAAAGACTAAATTCTGCTGACATTTTgcctaaattttcaaaattcctgATAATTTCCCTTCCAAGAAATGCTGATACCAGACGTgagaaattttaagacttaCCTAATCTTTTTACATCGTTCAGATCTGGTTTCGGTTCTACATGTGGTTGTAATTCGTCAGATTCATAACCTATATTCATCCATTTGTCAGCCATAATAACCTGCAGAATAAGAGGGAGTCACATGTAAGTCACATTATGTATGTTATGTACAAAACGGctagtaaaaacattttaagcaaAAACAAGATGAATGATATAGCAATAAACAAACATATGTACAGCAGCAGGAAATCCACGTATAATTCTATGCAAACTATCAGTCTCTATACTAGTGGTTGAAATTCCTGATTGATTTTTCCATTGGCTTTAAATTTACATAGTGAAGGACTTATTTTTAGTAAATGTCTTACTTCTAAAGATGCTCGTTTTTCAGGATTTAATACCAAGAACTTCTTCAACAAAGCTTCACAGTCTTAAaagaaacagtaaaaaaaaaaagaaattaagctttttaaataatatacagTGAAGTGGACAAGAACACATCTAATCCTACTAACCTGTAGACATGTAAAATGGTATCCTGTACTTTCCACGTAAAACCCTTTCCCTTAATTCCTGAatggaaaaacaaaacatagTTGAATCAAATTAACACAgataaaattagcaaaaaataagtaattgtaagaaggaAGGAAGTAAATGTCTTGTCATGCAATCACTATCTGAAGCCTCCGCAAACAAATGAAACCGAATTGCATGTGCTGTTGTCTGGTCTTGTTTAC
This is a stretch of genomic DNA from Hydractinia symbiolongicarpus strain clone_291-10 chromosome 9, HSymV2.1, whole genome shotgun sequence. It encodes these proteins:
- the LOC130656378 gene encoding MAP/microtubule affinity-regulating kinase 3-like isoform X8: MRYEKGDVEDMSLKKNVKKASRSLYQKHSYNIDEKIRICVPVHKSIKMRNKMEDSHSSSKSRQRTGTAGDDVYVGKYKLIKTIGKGNFAKVKLAKHLPTGREVAIKIIDKTQLNQTSLQKLFREVRIMKFLDHPNIVKLYEVIETDKTLYLVMEYASGGEVFDYLVAHGRMKEKEARAKFRQIVSSVQYCHQKHVIHRDLKAENLLLDCDMNIKIADFGFSNEFSPGSKLDTFCGSPPYAAPELFQGKKYDGPEVDVWSLGVILYTLVSGSLPFDGQNLKELRERVLRGKYRIPFYMSTDCEALLKKFLVLNPEKRASLEVIMADKWMNIGYESDELQPHVEPKPDLNDVKRLDLMVDMGFTVDEIKESLKMNKYDDVMATYLLLDENRLTSTDTITIDSTFIRNAVSDNSVNKSRPSYKSGKENKRYGDSRSSERTASVPSEKVLSTNGERSNRPSSGRASDIPTSARNPNQADIPDLESSEGKRNAGRAIQRQKSAPSNATNRRHTFGQERASARNTGHTSQGSSQTNGESGSPQSSKSRNVNDRLSPTRISLPPLKHERRIDDANRPTTAPGGPLDLGGRNNKLRSTYHASSGQKKIRVPEERSIDTNSASASNRTPWLSKLKNRFSTRMSRENLFSKFRRRRRLA